From the genome of Nasonia vitripennis strain AsymCx chromosome 1, Nvit_psr_1.1, whole genome shotgun sequence, one region includes:
- the LOC100113694 gene encoding N-alpha-acetyltransferase 20: protein MSTLRPFTCDDLFKFNNVNLDPLTETYGLSFYMQYLAHWPEYFQLAESPSGEIMGYIMGKAEGVGDNWHGHVTALTVSPDYRRLGLAATLMKFLEEVSEKKQAYFVDLFVRVSNKVAINMYQQLGYIVYRTVLEYYSGDPDEDAYDMRKALSKDVKKQSVVPLAHPVRPEEVD from the exons ATGTCTACGTTAAGACCATTCACCTGCGATGacttatttaaatttaataatgt TAATCTGGATCCTCTCACAGAAACT tatggattatctttttatatgcaatatttAGCACACTGGCCTGAGTATTTCCAATTGGCAGAATCGCCAAGTGGTGAAATCATGGGTTACA TTATGGGAAAAGCAGAAGGAGTTGGTGATAACTGGCATGGACATGTCACAGCTCTCACTGTTTCTCCTGACTATAGAAGACTGGGCCTTGCTGCTACCCTTATGAAATTTTTAGAAGAGGTTTCAGAAAA AAAACAAGCGTATTTCGTAGACCTTTTTGTGAGAGTTAGTAACAAAGTGGCAATAAACATGTACCAACAATTAGGATATATAGTTTATCGGACTGTATTAGAATATTATAGTGGTGATCCTGACGAAGATGCTTACG ATATGAGAAAAGCCTTATCGAAAGATGTCAAAAAGCAATCAGTAGTTCCTTTAGCACATCCGGTGCGACCTGAAGAAGTGGATTAA
- the LOC100120400 gene encoding ATP-dependent (S)-NAD(P)H-hydrate dehydratase isoform X1 produces MILCKKFVCRSKTFFCSIASKMSTNAEDQFFQAAKQLVPVLSNAKHKGQAGRIGIVGGSLEYSGAPFFAGMSALRTGADLVHIFCCKEASIPIKSFSPELIVHPVLDDNNALSQIEPWLERLHVILIGPGLGRDQKVLNTVGKLIEVCRGVSKPLVIDADGLFLVGQNTQLIKNYPSVVLTPNSMEFTRLVKAFLNKTVEPEKVVDGKLLKELAQTIGEKVVILHKGSTDVIGDGRAVSTNISCSEAGSFRRCGGQGDLLSGALSTFTCWSQGHEPSEPTPQMLACYAASRLVRECNSAAFKIGGRGMLASDMLHQVAPTFAKLYET; encoded by the exons ATGATTTTGTGTAAAAAATTTGTCTGCAGGAGCAAGACTTTCTTCTGCAGTATAGCCTCAAAGATGTCAACAAATGCAGAAGATCAGTTTTTCCAAGCAGCAAAACAACTGGTTCCAGTTTTGTCCAATGCTAAGCACAAGGGTCAAGCTGGAAGAATCGGAATAGTAGGAGGTTCATTGGAGTACTCTGGTGCTCCTTTTTTTGCAGGCATGAGCGCTCTCAGGACTGGCGCTGATCTTGTGCATATATTTTGCTGCAAAGAAGCAAGTATTCCCATAAAGTCTTTCAGTCCAGAACTCATCGTTCATCCAGTTTTGGATGATAACAATGCATTAAGTCAAATTGAACCGTGGCTAGAGCGTCTTCATGTCATCTTGATTGGCCCAGGATTGGGCAGAGATCAAAAGGTTTTGAATACTGTTGGAAAGTTAATAGAAGTATGTCGTGGAGTATCTAAACCTTTAGTAATCGATGCAGATGGTCTATTTTTAGTTGGACAGAATACgcaattgataaaaaattatcccAGTGTTGTACTCACTCCTAATTCCATGGAATTTACCAGATTGGTAAAAGCATTTTTGAATAAGACTGTTGAGCCAGAGAAAGTCGTTGAtggaaaacttttgaaagaatTAG CCCAAACGATCGGCGAAAAAGTAGTCATTCTGCACAAGGGCAGCACCGACGTGATAGGAGACGGTCGTGCAGTTAGCACCAACATTTCCTGCTCGGAAGCAGGCTCGTTTCGTCGCTGCGGTGGTCAGGGCGACCTTCTTTCAGGAGCGCTTTCGACCTTCACCTGCTGGTCTCAAGGTCACGAGCCTAGTGAGCCAACACCACAGATGCTCGCCTGCTACGCGGCTAGTCGCCTGGTTAGAGAATGCAATAGTGCCGCGTTCAAGATTGGAGGTAGAGGAATGCTCGCCTCGGATATGTTGCACCAGGTCGCGCCTACCTTTGCCAAGTTGTATGAGACGTAA
- the LOC100113719 gene encoding coatomer subunit epsilon codes for MARQQNDVDELFDVKNNFYIGNYQQCINETQKVKPSSPEVELERDVFLYRAYIAQRKFRIVLDEIKDSSPEELLPLKLLAEYFAHPDHRDKILSEIDKTTISAKLKTHNFKIVAATIYYHENNLESALRVLHKAENLECSALSVQIYLKMDRLDLATKEVKSMQEKDDDATLTQLALAWVNLATGREKYQEAYYIFQEMIEKYSSTTMLLNGKATSLILQQKYEEAEDVLQESLEKDSNNPDTLINMIVLSQHMGKPQEVANRYLTQLKDSHMEHPFVKDYLKKELEFQRLADEYSASLQA; via the exons ATGGCACGTCAGCAGAACGACGTCGACGAGCTCTTCGACGTGAAGAACAACTTCTACATCGGAAACTATCAGCAATGCATCAACGAGACCCAGAAAGTCAAG CCTTCGTCGCCAGAGGTAGAGTTGGAGCGGGATGTCTTCTTGTACAGAGCGTACATTGCCCAGCGCAAATTCAGAATAGTTCTTGATGAGATCAAGGATTCCTCACCAGAAGAGCTTTTGCCTCTAAAACTACTCGCTGAGTACTTTGCTCATCCAGATCacagagataaaatattaagtgAAATTGACAAGACCACCATTTCAGCCAAACTCAAAACTCACAACTTCAAAATAGTAGCAGCTACAATTTATTATCACGAGAATAATTTAGAAAGTGCCCTCAGAGTGTTACATAAGGCAGAGAATTTGGAATGTTCAGCTCTAAGCGTGCAGATTTACCTGAAAATGGATCGTCTTGATTTGGCTACAAAAGAAGTGAAGAGCATGCAAGAAAAAGATGATGATGCCACCTTGACACAACTTGCATTGGCATGGGTCAATTTGGCTACAGGACGTGAAAAGTATCAGGAAGCTTATTACATTTTCCAG GAAATGATTGAGAAGTATTCAAGTACAACAATGTTGCTGAATGGCAAAGCAACTAGCTTGATTcttcaacaaaaatatgaaGAAGCTGAAGATGTGCTTCAAGAATCTCTGGAAAAAGACAGTAATAATCCAGATACACTGATCAATATGATTGTTTTATCACAGCATATGGGAAAGCCGCAAGAAGTCGCAAATCGTTATTTAACACAGTTGAAGGATTCTCACATGGAACATCCATTTGTTAAAGATTATCTTAAGAAAGAACTTGAATTCCAAAGGCTAGCGGATGAATATTCAGCCTCTCTGCAAGCCTAA
- the LOC100120428 gene encoding bumetanide-sensitive sodium-(potassium)-chloride cotransporter isoform X1 translates to MKRKLSSIFRIGMEGRFQSKGAEADGNNGEQITMNSKRPTMTLNVNGLWDVVPRLDHYRLSRRAKRPSLAELHEGNPAKDLMNAATLEAGLPMGGHNASGQAAAKKHVGIKLGWIQGVLIPCLLNIWGVMLFLRLSWVVAQAGILHTCIIIGISAFVCVITTLSLSAISTNGEVKGGGIYFIISRSLGPEFGASVGIVFAFANAVAASMNTIGFCDSLNQLLHEHGLKIIDNGFHDVQIVGIVAILVMVLICAIGMEWESKAQNFLIAIIVGAIVDFLIGALIGPRSLQDRAGGFTGFNSTVFMDNWLPDYRYSEGANQTFFSVFAIFFPSVTGIQAGANISGDLKDPASSIPVGTLLALLMSMISYVTFVFFAGGAAIRDASGEILNGTIAMCDPFSKDGCKSGLHNSYSMMQLMSVWGPFIYAGCFAATLSTALTNLISVPRLIQALGQDRIYPGLIYFSKGYGKSGEPYRGYVLTFFVAALFVLIANLNAVAPLISNFYLASYALINFCTFHAALVRPLGWRPTFKYYNTWLSLLGFIACVAIMFLIDWVTSLVTFVIIFALYLIVVYRKPDVNWGSSTQAQTYKTALSIAYRLNSIDEHVKNYCPQILALSGAPNARPALLHLANLITKNNSLLICGEIYPSRMSYRVRSAHLRQGYAWLQRHRIKSFYHVVEELSLEKGASAMMQTSGVGKLAPNVVLMGYKTHWSSCSYKELQEYFNVLHNAFDHRLAVAILRIAEGLDCSSVGSTGSAEDEQHSGALVQSSYDLAGNTLMHADSDLSMSGRGIARVQSVPSIGTQFIPPDATAPIRDSPTHWSARDHLKNKKRHLAEKMLMNNKQNGLSVVPEYLTIFQKKHKNGIIDVWWLYDDGGLTILLPYIISTRTNWEHCKMRIFALANHKQDIGAQEKEMAEIMAKFRIKYTSLKMVDDISVQPKQETQDFFDKVISEFRKNDASDNAECVVTDAELQSLRDKTFRQLRLRELLLENSSQSTMVVMSLPMPRKGALSAPLYMAWLEALTRDMPPTLLIRGNHSSVLTFYS, encoded by the exons ATGAAGCGCAAACTGTCCTCGATATTCAG AATCGGAATGGAGGGTCGGTTCCAGTCGAAAGGCGCCGAGGCGGACGGCAACAACGGCGAGCAGATCACGATGAACAGCAAGAGGCCGACGATGACGCTCAACGTCAACGGCCTCTGGGATGTCGTCCCCCGCTTGGATCACTACAG ACTGAGCAGACGCGCGAAGCGTCCATCCCTCGCCGAGCTCCACGAGGGAAACCCCGCTAAG GACCTGATGAACGCAGCCACCTTGGAAGCCGGTCTTCCGATGGGTGGACACAACGCCAGCGGTCAAGCAGCCGCGAAAAAGCACGTGGGCATCAAGCTGGGCTGGATCCAGGGTGTGCTGATCCCCTGCCTGCTGAACATATGGGGCGTCATGCTGTTCCTCCGTCTCTCCTGGGTCGTCGCCCAGGCTGGCATCCTGCACACCTGCATCATCATCGGCATATCCGCCTTCGTCTGCGTCATCACGACCCTCAGCCTCAGCGCCATCAGCACTAATGGCGAAGTAAAGGGAG GGGGCATCTACTTCATAATCTCTCGATCCCTCGGTCCGGAGTTCGGCGCCTCGGTCGGCATCGTCTTCGCCTTCGCCAACGCCGTGGCCGCCTCGATGAACACCATCGGTTTCTGCGACTCGCTGAACCAGCTGCTCCACGAACACGGTCTGAAGATCATCGACAACGGCTTCCACGACGTTCAGATCGTCGGAATTGTCGCGATACTCGTAATGGTGCTCATCTGTGCCATCGGCATGGAGTGGGAATCAAAG GCGCAGAATTTCCTGATCGCCATCATCGTCGGCGCCATCGTCGATTTCCTCATCGGTGCGCTCATCGGACCAAGGAGTCTTCAGGACAGAGCTGGTGGATTCACGGGATTTAACA GCACCGTCTTCATGGACAACTGGCTGCCCGACTACCGCTACTCCGAGGGCGCGAACCAGACCTTCTTCTCGGTCTTCGCGATTTTCTTTCCGTCCGTCACGGGAATCCAAGCCGGAGCCAATATCTCCGGCGACCTGAAAGATCCCGCGAGTAGCATCCCGGTAGGAACACTTCTGGCTCTGCTCATGTCCATGATCAGTTACGTCACCTTCGTGTTCTTCGCCGGTGGAGCGGCTATCAGGGACGCCAGTGGCGAAATCCTCAACGGCACCATCGCCATGTGTGATCCGTTCAGCAAGGACGGCTGCAAGAGCGGTTTGCATAATAGCTACTCG ATGATGCAGCTAATGTCAGTCTGGGGTCCGTTCATCTACGCAGGCTGTTTCGCGGCAACCCTGTCAACGGCACTGACGAATCTGATCTCCGTACCACGTCTAATCCAGGCTCTCGGTCAGGATCGCATCTATCCCGGCCTGATCTATTTCAGCAAAGGCTACGGCAAGTCCGGCGAGCCGTATCGCGGCTACGTGCTCACCTTCTTCGTCGCTGCGCTCTTCGTACTCATCG CCAACCTAAACGCTGTGGCACCCCTAATCTCGAATTTCTACCTCGCGTCTTACGCCCTCATCAACTTCTGCACATTCCACGCGGCGCTCGTACGGCCGCTCGGCTGGCGACCCACGTTCAAG TATTACAACACGTGGCTCTCACTTCTGGGATTCATTGCCTGCGTAGCAATTATGTTCCTGATCGATTGGGTAACGTCCCTCGTCACGTTCGTCATCATATTTGCTCTCTATCTGATAGTCGTCTACAGGAAGCCGGACGTCAACTGGGGCAGCTCTACGCAGGCGCAGACCTACAAGACGGCCTTATCCATCGCCTACAG ATTGAACTCCATCGACGAGCACGTGAAGAACTACTGTCCCCAAATCCTGGCTCTATCCGGTGCACCGAACGCCAGACCCGCCCTACTACACCTGGCCAATCTCATCACCAAGAACAACTCCCTTCTGATCTGCGGTGAAATCTACCCC TCGCGAATGTCATACCGAGTTCGCTCGGCTCACCTGCGTCAGGGCTACGCCTGGCTGCAACGTCACCGTATAAAGTCGTTCTACCACGTAGTCGAGGAGTTGAGTCTGGAAAAAGGCGCCTCGGCGATGATGCAGACCTCCGGTGTTGGTAAACTCGCTCCCAACGTCGTTCTCATGGGCTACAAGACTCACTGGAGCAGCTGCAGCTACAAGGAACTGCAGGAGTACTTCAACGTATTGCA TAACGCCTTCGACCACCGATTGGCAGTGGCGATCCTTCGCATCGCCGAGGGCCTGGACTGCTCGAGCGTCGGCAGTACAGGAAGCGCCGAGGACGAGCAACATTCCGGCGCTCTCGTCCAGAGCAGTTACGACCTCGCCGGTAACACCCTCATGCACGCCGACAGCGACCTGTCCATGAGCGGACGCGGCATTGCTCGAGTTCAAAGTGTCCCCAGTATAG GAACACAATTCATTCCTCCGGATGCTACGGCGCCTATTCGAGACTCCCCGACGCACTGGAGTGCGCGGGATCATTTGAAGAACAAGAAGAGGCATCTAGCTGAGAAAATGTTGAT GAACAACAAACAAAACGGCTTATCGGTGGTACCGGAGTATTTGACGATTTTCCAGAAGAAACACAAAAACGGTATTATCGACGTCTGGTGGCTGTACGACGATGGCG GTCTAACTATCCTCCTACCGTACATCATCAGCACCAGAACGAATTGGGAGCACTGCAAGATGAGGATCTTCGCCCTCGCGAATCACAAGCAGGACATCGGCGCTCAAGAGAAAGA GATGGCAGAAATCATGGCCAAATTCCGCATAAAGTACACGAGTTTGAAGATGGTCGACGACATAAGCGTGCAGCCTAAACAGGAGACTCAAGATTTCTTTGACAAAGTCATCTCGGAGTTCCGGAAAAACGACGCCTCGGATAACGCAG AATGCGTGGTGACCGACGCAGAGCTTCAAAGTCTGAGAGACAAAACGTTCCGACAGTTGAGGCTCCGCGAGCTCCTTCTAGAAAACTCCAGTCAGTCGACGATGGTCGTAAT GTCCCTGCCGATGCCGAGGAAAGGTGCACTCTCGGCGCCCCTATACATGGCCTGGCTGGAAGCCCTAACCCGTGACATGCCACCCACGCTCCTGATCCGGGGCAATCACTCGTCCGTACTGACCTTCTACTCGTAG
- the LOC100120400 gene encoding ATP-dependent (S)-NAD(P)H-hydrate dehydratase isoform X2, with protein MSTNAEDQFFQAAKQLVPVLSNAKHKGQAGRIGIVGGSLEYSGAPFFAGMSALRTGADLVHIFCCKEASIPIKSFSPELIVHPVLDDNNALSQIEPWLERLHVILIGPGLGRDQKVLNTVGKLIEVCRGVSKPLVIDADGLFLVGQNTQLIKNYPSVVLTPNSMEFTRLVKAFLNKTVEPEKVVDGKLLKELAQTIGEKVVILHKGSTDVIGDGRAVSTNISCSEAGSFRRCGGQGDLLSGALSTFTCWSQGHEPSEPTPQMLACYAASRLVRECNSAAFKIGGRGMLASDMLHQVAPTFAKLYET; from the exons ATGTCAACAAATGCAGAAGATCAGTTTTTCCAAGCAGCAAAACAACTGGTTCCAGTTTTGTCCAATGCTAAGCACAAGGGTCAAGCTGGAAGAATCGGAATAGTAGGAGGTTCATTGGAGTACTCTGGTGCTCCTTTTTTTGCAGGCATGAGCGCTCTCAGGACTGGCGCTGATCTTGTGCATATATTTTGCTGCAAAGAAGCAAGTATTCCCATAAAGTCTTTCAGTCCAGAACTCATCGTTCATCCAGTTTTGGATGATAACAATGCATTAAGTCAAATTGAACCGTGGCTAGAGCGTCTTCATGTCATCTTGATTGGCCCAGGATTGGGCAGAGATCAAAAGGTTTTGAATACTGTTGGAAAGTTAATAGAAGTATGTCGTGGAGTATCTAAACCTTTAGTAATCGATGCAGATGGTCTATTTTTAGTTGGACAGAATACgcaattgataaaaaattatcccAGTGTTGTACTCACTCCTAATTCCATGGAATTTACCAGATTGGTAAAAGCATTTTTGAATAAGACTGTTGAGCCAGAGAAAGTCGTTGAtggaaaacttttgaaagaatTAG CCCAAACGATCGGCGAAAAAGTAGTCATTCTGCACAAGGGCAGCACCGACGTGATAGGAGACGGTCGTGCAGTTAGCACCAACATTTCCTGCTCGGAAGCAGGCTCGTTTCGTCGCTGCGGTGGTCAGGGCGACCTTCTTTCAGGAGCGCTTTCGACCTTCACCTGCTGGTCTCAAGGTCACGAGCCTAGTGAGCCAACACCACAGATGCTCGCCTGCTACGCGGCTAGTCGCCTGGTTAGAGAATGCAATAGTGCCGCGTTCAAGATTGGAGGTAGAGGAATGCTCGCCTCGGATATGTTGCACCAGGTCGCGCCTACCTTTGCCAAGTTGTATGAGACGTAA
- the LOC100120452 gene encoding uncharacterized protein LOC100120452, with amino-acid sequence MAPQEIQEVKYYGDTSVEIKYRIKALSNWNDYSPYFYMKDGKKNKCFLNTYCDSSSISHVYKLALSIHFVSQEYSFSPDAKFVTTIWFNTKINGYTFELLKNSVTKIAQSSEFLFYDKLLHSYSSNILVYVKISYEKVDDRGDGSFTKALQNLLASEEHADYKLKVADTTFNVHKCIVTSRCNVLKNIIETHMIEKKTGETTFAEWDPIVFKEVVAYIYTNKCEIAKVPHELFKLAHFLELKELELKCNEYLLQNVNLKNIISTLELTDTDQYELGELRKIANDFVSGHETTLANDLKFQNYLVNSIQISNIEFVLRIANTHNLSDVLSCAMEFVRINYTEVLKNDKCEGFLLSEPKLLLNIYKYSSDLYAAQVKK; translated from the coding sequence ATGGCACCTCAAGAAAtacaagaagtaaaatatTATGGAGACACTTCAGTGGAAATCAAATATAGAATAAAAGCCTTATCAAACTGGAATGACTATTCTCCTTACTTCTATATGAAGGAtggaaagaaaaataagtGTTTCCTCAATACTTATTGCGATTCCAGTAGTATAAGTCATGTATACAAACTAGCGTTAAGTATACACTTTGTAAGTCAAGAATATTCGTTTAGTCCTGATGCAAAATTTGTAACAACAATTTGGTTTAATACTAAAATAAATGGTTATACTTTTGAATTGCTGAAGAATTCTGTTACAAAGATCGCCCAATCATCTGAGTTTCTTTTCTACGATAAATTGCTTCATTCGTATTCATCAAACATCTTAGTTTATGTGAAAATATCTTATGAAAAAGTGGATGACAGAGGTGATGGATCATTTACTAAAGctttgcaaaatttattagcCTCGGAGGAACACGCAGATTACAAGTTAAAAGTTGCTGATACAACTTTTAACGTACATAAATGTATCGTTACTTCTCGGTGTAATGtgcttaaaaatattattgaaactcacatgattgaaaaaaaaactggagAAACCACATTTGCAGAATGGGATCCTATTGTATTCAAAGAAGTAGTGGCTTACATTTACACCAATAAATGTGAGATAGCAAAAGTGCCTCATGAATTATTTAAGTTAGCTCATTTTCTAGAGTTGAAAGAATTGGAGTTGAAATGCAATGAATATCTATTGCAAAAtgttaatttgaaaaatatcataaGCACTCTAGAATTAACTGATACTGATCAGTATGAACTTGGAGAACTGAGGAAGATTGCAAACGATTTTGTTTCTGGGCATGAAACTACTTTAGCTAACGACTTGAAATTTCAGAATTATTTAGTTAATTCCATTCAAATAAGCAATATTGAGTTTGTTTTGAGAATTGCAAATACTCACAACTTATCTGATGTATTATCCTGTGCAATGGAGTTTGTAAGAATCAACTACACGgaagttttgaaaaatgacAAGTGTGAGGGTTTTCTCCTATCTGAACCAAAGTTGTTGCTCAATATTTATAAGTATTCATCCGACTTGTATGCTGCTCaggtaaaaaaatga
- the LOC100120428 gene encoding bumetanide-sensitive sodium-(potassium)-chloride cotransporter isoform X2, which produces MEGRFQSKGAEADGNNGEQITMNSKRPTMTLNVNGLWDVVPRLDHYRLSRRAKRPSLAELHEGNPAKDLMNAATLEAGLPMGGHNASGQAAAKKHVGIKLGWIQGVLIPCLLNIWGVMLFLRLSWVVAQAGILHTCIIIGISAFVCVITTLSLSAISTNGEVKGGGIYFIISRSLGPEFGASVGIVFAFANAVAASMNTIGFCDSLNQLLHEHGLKIIDNGFHDVQIVGIVAILVMVLICAIGMEWESKAQNFLIAIIVGAIVDFLIGALIGPRSLQDRAGGFTGFNSTVFMDNWLPDYRYSEGANQTFFSVFAIFFPSVTGIQAGANISGDLKDPASSIPVGTLLALLMSMISYVTFVFFAGGAAIRDASGEILNGTIAMCDPFSKDGCKSGLHNSYSMMQLMSVWGPFIYAGCFAATLSTALTNLISVPRLIQALGQDRIYPGLIYFSKGYGKSGEPYRGYVLTFFVAALFVLIANLNAVAPLISNFYLASYALINFCTFHAALVRPLGWRPTFKYYNTWLSLLGFIACVAIMFLIDWVTSLVTFVIIFALYLIVVYRKPDVNWGSSTQAQTYKTALSIAYRLNSIDEHVKNYCPQILALSGAPNARPALLHLANLITKNNSLLICGEIYPSRMSYRVRSAHLRQGYAWLQRHRIKSFYHVVEELSLEKGASAMMQTSGVGKLAPNVVLMGYKTHWSSCSYKELQEYFNVLHNAFDHRLAVAILRIAEGLDCSSVGSTGSAEDEQHSGALVQSSYDLAGNTLMHADSDLSMSGRGIARVQSVPSIGTQFIPPDATAPIRDSPTHWSARDHLKNKKRHLAEKMLMNNKQNGLSVVPEYLTIFQKKHKNGIIDVWWLYDDGGLTILLPYIISTRTNWEHCKMRIFALANHKQDIGAQEKEMAEIMAKFRIKYTSLKMVDDISVQPKQETQDFFDKVISEFRKNDASDNAECVVTDAELQSLRDKTFRQLRLRELLLENSSQSTMVVMSLPMPRKGALSAPLYMAWLEALTRDMPPTLLIRGNHSSVLTFYS; this is translated from the exons ATGGAGGGTCGGTTCCAGTCGAAAGGCGCCGAGGCGGACGGCAACAACGGCGAGCAGATCACGATGAACAGCAAGAGGCCGACGATGACGCTCAACGTCAACGGCCTCTGGGATGTCGTCCCCCGCTTGGATCACTACAG ACTGAGCAGACGCGCGAAGCGTCCATCCCTCGCCGAGCTCCACGAGGGAAACCCCGCTAAG GACCTGATGAACGCAGCCACCTTGGAAGCCGGTCTTCCGATGGGTGGACACAACGCCAGCGGTCAAGCAGCCGCGAAAAAGCACGTGGGCATCAAGCTGGGCTGGATCCAGGGTGTGCTGATCCCCTGCCTGCTGAACATATGGGGCGTCATGCTGTTCCTCCGTCTCTCCTGGGTCGTCGCCCAGGCTGGCATCCTGCACACCTGCATCATCATCGGCATATCCGCCTTCGTCTGCGTCATCACGACCCTCAGCCTCAGCGCCATCAGCACTAATGGCGAAGTAAAGGGAG GGGGCATCTACTTCATAATCTCTCGATCCCTCGGTCCGGAGTTCGGCGCCTCGGTCGGCATCGTCTTCGCCTTCGCCAACGCCGTGGCCGCCTCGATGAACACCATCGGTTTCTGCGACTCGCTGAACCAGCTGCTCCACGAACACGGTCTGAAGATCATCGACAACGGCTTCCACGACGTTCAGATCGTCGGAATTGTCGCGATACTCGTAATGGTGCTCATCTGTGCCATCGGCATGGAGTGGGAATCAAAG GCGCAGAATTTCCTGATCGCCATCATCGTCGGCGCCATCGTCGATTTCCTCATCGGTGCGCTCATCGGACCAAGGAGTCTTCAGGACAGAGCTGGTGGATTCACGGGATTTAACA GCACCGTCTTCATGGACAACTGGCTGCCCGACTACCGCTACTCCGAGGGCGCGAACCAGACCTTCTTCTCGGTCTTCGCGATTTTCTTTCCGTCCGTCACGGGAATCCAAGCCGGAGCCAATATCTCCGGCGACCTGAAAGATCCCGCGAGTAGCATCCCGGTAGGAACACTTCTGGCTCTGCTCATGTCCATGATCAGTTACGTCACCTTCGTGTTCTTCGCCGGTGGAGCGGCTATCAGGGACGCCAGTGGCGAAATCCTCAACGGCACCATCGCCATGTGTGATCCGTTCAGCAAGGACGGCTGCAAGAGCGGTTTGCATAATAGCTACTCG ATGATGCAGCTAATGTCAGTCTGGGGTCCGTTCATCTACGCAGGCTGTTTCGCGGCAACCCTGTCAACGGCACTGACGAATCTGATCTCCGTACCACGTCTAATCCAGGCTCTCGGTCAGGATCGCATCTATCCCGGCCTGATCTATTTCAGCAAAGGCTACGGCAAGTCCGGCGAGCCGTATCGCGGCTACGTGCTCACCTTCTTCGTCGCTGCGCTCTTCGTACTCATCG CCAACCTAAACGCTGTGGCACCCCTAATCTCGAATTTCTACCTCGCGTCTTACGCCCTCATCAACTTCTGCACATTCCACGCGGCGCTCGTACGGCCGCTCGGCTGGCGACCCACGTTCAAG TATTACAACACGTGGCTCTCACTTCTGGGATTCATTGCCTGCGTAGCAATTATGTTCCTGATCGATTGGGTAACGTCCCTCGTCACGTTCGTCATCATATTTGCTCTCTATCTGATAGTCGTCTACAGGAAGCCGGACGTCAACTGGGGCAGCTCTACGCAGGCGCAGACCTACAAGACGGCCTTATCCATCGCCTACAG ATTGAACTCCATCGACGAGCACGTGAAGAACTACTGTCCCCAAATCCTGGCTCTATCCGGTGCACCGAACGCCAGACCCGCCCTACTACACCTGGCCAATCTCATCACCAAGAACAACTCCCTTCTGATCTGCGGTGAAATCTACCCC TCGCGAATGTCATACCGAGTTCGCTCGGCTCACCTGCGTCAGGGCTACGCCTGGCTGCAACGTCACCGTATAAAGTCGTTCTACCACGTAGTCGAGGAGTTGAGTCTGGAAAAAGGCGCCTCGGCGATGATGCAGACCTCCGGTGTTGGTAAACTCGCTCCCAACGTCGTTCTCATGGGCTACAAGACTCACTGGAGCAGCTGCAGCTACAAGGAACTGCAGGAGTACTTCAACGTATTGCA TAACGCCTTCGACCACCGATTGGCAGTGGCGATCCTTCGCATCGCCGAGGGCCTGGACTGCTCGAGCGTCGGCAGTACAGGAAGCGCCGAGGACGAGCAACATTCCGGCGCTCTCGTCCAGAGCAGTTACGACCTCGCCGGTAACACCCTCATGCACGCCGACAGCGACCTGTCCATGAGCGGACGCGGCATTGCTCGAGTTCAAAGTGTCCCCAGTATAG GAACACAATTCATTCCTCCGGATGCTACGGCGCCTATTCGAGACTCCCCGACGCACTGGAGTGCGCGGGATCATTTGAAGAACAAGAAGAGGCATCTAGCTGAGAAAATGTTGAT GAACAACAAACAAAACGGCTTATCGGTGGTACCGGAGTATTTGACGATTTTCCAGAAGAAACACAAAAACGGTATTATCGACGTCTGGTGGCTGTACGACGATGGCG GTCTAACTATCCTCCTACCGTACATCATCAGCACCAGAACGAATTGGGAGCACTGCAAGATGAGGATCTTCGCCCTCGCGAATCACAAGCAGGACATCGGCGCTCAAGAGAAAGA GATGGCAGAAATCATGGCCAAATTCCGCATAAAGTACACGAGTTTGAAGATGGTCGACGACATAAGCGTGCAGCCTAAACAGGAGACTCAAGATTTCTTTGACAAAGTCATCTCGGAGTTCCGGAAAAACGACGCCTCGGATAACGCAG AATGCGTGGTGACCGACGCAGAGCTTCAAAGTCTGAGAGACAAAACGTTCCGACAGTTGAGGCTCCGCGAGCTCCTTCTAGAAAACTCCAGTCAGTCGACGATGGTCGTAAT GTCCCTGCCGATGCCGAGGAAAGGTGCACTCTCGGCGCCCCTATACATGGCCTGGCTGGAAGCCCTAACCCGTGACATGCCACCCACGCTCCTGATCCGGGGCAATCACTCGTCCGTACTGACCTTCTACTCGTAG